The following proteins are co-located in the Microcystis wesenbergii NRERC-220 genome:
- a CDS encoding AAA-like domain-containing protein — protein sequence MRDSISGYLRVQQHCLNQVKLAVKKQGFSSQRSLAQEAEFSLAIVSNFLTGKPVEQATFAQICRRLSLDWQEIAALNFQLTAPPQDKIPVNSPSKSEKLDTLPPYPNGAVPLGSPFYLERLPLEEQIRQEIKKPGALVRIKAPKEMGKTSLLLRMLDFAKQQGYRTVSLNLEQVDQAILSDLNQFLRWLCANAARQLQLKPQLDEYWDEDLGSKISCTVYIQDYLLESITAPIVLALDELNQIFEHPQVAKDFLPLLRSWYEESKTLPIWQKLRLIVVHSTEIYVPLQLNQSPFNVGFPAQLSHFSLEEVLQLAQRYQLTWENQEKVQQLMELVGGHPALVQTALYYLSREEITMTQILTTATSVTGIYAHHLRRHWAVLEQQPELAKALDRVMSAVEPVQLDPILAYKLSSMGLLKQSGDKVVPGYELYRRYFLEVKSSISYQ from the coding sequence ATGAGAGATTCCATATCGGGCTATCTAAGAGTACAACAACACTGCCTCAATCAAGTTAAATTAGCCGTGAAAAAGCAGGGCTTTAGCAGTCAACGCTCCTTAGCCCAAGAAGCTGAATTTAGTCTGGCTATTGTCAGTAACTTCCTGACCGGTAAACCGGTAGAACAAGCCACTTTTGCACAAATTTGTCGTCGATTATCCCTCGACTGGCAAGAAATCGCCGCCCTGAATTTTCAGCTAACAGCACCCCCTCAAGACAAAATTCCGGTTAATTCTCCATCCAAGAGCGAAAAATTGGACACATTGCCCCCCTATCCCAATGGGGCAGTTCCCCTTGGTTCCCCATTTTATTTAGAACGTCTTCCCCTCGAAGAACAGATAAGGCAGGAAATCAAGAAACCGGGGGCTTTAGTGCGGATAAAAGCCCCGAAAGAAATGGGCAAAACTTCCCTACTTTTGAGAATGCTCGATTTTGCCAAACAGCAAGGCTACCGCACGGTGAGTTTGAACTTAGAACAGGTGGACCAGGCGATTTTGAGTGATTTAAACCAATTTTTGCGCTGGTTGTGTGCCAATGCCGCCCGTCAACTACAGTTAAAACCGCAATTAGATGAGTATTGGGATGAGGATTTAGGCAGCAAGATTAGCTGTACGGTTTACATTCAAGACTATCTGCTTGAATCGATTACCGCCCCCATTGTCCTCGCCCTTGATGAACTTAATCAGATTTTTGAACATCCCCAAGTGGCCAAGGATTTTTTACCGCTGCTGCGTTCTTGGTACGAAGAATCCAAAACCCTACCTATCTGGCAAAAACTCCGTCTTATCGTCGTCCATTCCACAGAAATTTATGTTCCCCTGCAGCTCAATCAATCCCCCTTTAACGTGGGATTCCCCGCACAGCTAAGTCATTTCAGTCTTGAGGAGGTATTGCAATTAGCCCAACGTTATCAACTCACCTGGGAAAATCAGGAAAAAGTCCAACAATTGATGGAGCTAGTGGGAGGACACCCAGCTTTGGTACAAACTGCCCTCTACTATCTCAGTCGGGAGGAAATAACCATGACGCAAATATTAACTACTGCCACCTCCGTCACGGGGATTTATGCCCATCACCTGCGACGCCATTGGGCGGTATTAGAACAACAGCCGGAACTGGCAAAAGCCCTCGATCGGGTGATGAGCGCGGTGGAACCAGTACAATTAGACCCAATTCTCGCTTACAAACTCAGCAGTATGGGGCTACTCAAACAATCGGGAGATAAAGTAGTACCAGGCTATGAATTGTATCGACGCTATTTTTTAGAGGTGAAATCCTCTATCAGTTATCAGTAA
- a CDS encoding carotenoid oxygenase family protein gives MNMSIKDTVQNTVNVSNFSRSQLGRPDENNLYKAVATITEGHWPENLSGYVFIVCPFHRKNDRHLFSGEGVIIKWDLQGKNNQVKVYSKKLKTWDSFWRKVLPIFNISQATFPAVVSILGSSEIANTAMVKLEKVSEDKQLEETRLILTADAGRYWEVDPVSLDTITPIGYFDQHLVSVPLSFFPVLENTAHPFYDKKTQEFITCELKLKLVSGGMLKDLDKSVYIVLWDQQKQLKPWKLQGTILDGSPHSVIVTEDYIMIPDMPFQMGVAKLLGIRIKPEETYPKTQIYLVKRQDLKEEETTVPSRLITFNGDSYHFLCNYHSTNGEIQIVAIQNATISLTEAIEKDDIQHFTGQSYPPEYHGIPWMFSFDPGVLRKVVIEDARVMSEQAFIHPGWFCTSLYTADPRESEQGYSAIYQIYLGYVRELICRRQYMDCRDQSNRILRDAELPCHDLPSVLAKVPFDKDWNQLTEQIRQEKNASDTHVSHLGGGLLDFYVCPDGYILDSIQFIPQEQGYLLTTVLTPTKVLEAWLFNPDNLKDGPIAKLSLPEDVHFGFTLHSEYFEQVLPSPRPSVSQVNRVLSALRSLVLVPVEFFLGRPAAVYNRQVKK, from the coding sequence ATGAATATGTCAATCAAAGATACTGTCCAAAATACTGTCAACGTTAGTAATTTTAGTCGCTCGCAACTCGGTCGGCCGGATGAGAACAATTTATATAAGGCAGTCGCCACAATTACTGAGGGACATTGGCCGGAAAATCTGTCGGGATACGTTTTTATCGTCTGTCCTTTTCATAGAAAAAATGACCGTCATTTGTTCTCTGGTGAAGGTGTAATTATTAAATGGGACTTGCAAGGGAAAAATAATCAAGTTAAAGTTTACAGTAAAAAACTAAAAACTTGGGATAGTTTTTGGCGAAAAGTTTTACCGATATTTAATATTAGTCAAGCCACTTTTCCCGCCGTGGTCAGCATTTTAGGTTCTTCGGAAATAGCGAATACTGCTATGGTTAAACTAGAAAAAGTTTCCGAAGATAAACAACTAGAAGAAACCAGATTAATTCTCACTGCCGATGCGGGACGTTACTGGGAAGTGGACCCCGTTTCCCTGGATACTATCACTCCGATTGGTTATTTTGACCAACATCTTGTTTCCGTGCCTTTATCTTTTTTCCCAGTCCTAGAAAATACCGCTCACCCCTTCTACGACAAAAAGACCCAAGAATTTATCACCTGTGAATTAAAGCTAAAACTTGTATCAGGAGGTATGTTAAAAGATTTAGATAAATCCGTGTATATTGTTCTTTGGGATCAACAAAAACAACTTAAACCCTGGAAACTACAGGGAACTATCCTCGATGGTAGTCCCCATTCGGTCATCGTCACCGAAGATTATATCATGATTCCCGATATGCCTTTTCAGATGGGAGTAGCCAAACTATTAGGTATCAGAATTAAGCCTGAAGAAACCTATCCAAAAACTCAAATTTATCTGGTTAAACGTCAAGACCTCAAGGAAGAAGAAACCACCGTTCCCTCGCGATTAATTACCTTCAATGGCGACAGTTATCACTTCCTTTGTAATTACCATAGTACCAACGGTGAAATTCAGATTGTGGCCATCCAAAATGCCACTATTAGTTTAACCGAAGCGATCGAAAAAGACGATATCCAACATTTTACCGGTCAGAGTTATCCCCCCGAATACCACGGCATCCCCTGGATGTTTTCCTTTGACCCCGGAGTGCTGCGCAAAGTGGTTATCGAAGATGCCAGGGTGATGAGCGAACAAGCTTTCATCCATCCGGGTTGGTTCTGTACCAGTCTCTACACCGCCGACCCGCGGGAATCGGAACAGGGATACAGTGCCATTTATCAAATTTATCTCGGTTATGTGCGTGAATTAATCTGTCGTCGTCAGTATATGGATTGTCGCGACCAGAGTAATCGCATCCTCAGGGATGCCGAACTTCCCTGTCATGACTTGCCCTCGGTATTAGCCAAGGTTCCCTTCGATAAAGATTGGAATCAGTTAACTGAACAGATTAGGCAAGAAAAAAATGCCAGTGATACTCATGTATCACATTTAGGTGGGGGACTACTGGATTTTTATGTTTGTCCCGATGGCTATATTTTAGATAGCATTCAGTTTATTCCCCAAGAACAGGGCTATCTATTGACGACGGTTTTAACCCCGACCAAAGTATTAGAAGCTTGGTTATTTAACCCTGACAATCTCAAGGACGGACCGATTGCTAAACTGAGTTTGCCAGAAGATGTTCACTTTGGTTTTACCTTGCATTCTGAGTATTTCGAGCAGGTGCTGCCTTCTCCCCGTCCTTCCGTCTCACAGGTAAATCGAGTCCTGTCAGCCTTGCGAAGTCTTGTCTTGGTTCCCGTAGAATTTTTCTTGGGGAGACCCGCAGCCGTTTACAATCGCCAAGTAAAAAAATGA
- a CDS encoding mercuric reductase — MFENSSREVNVLPMDEHNQKLINYVHPADWVNPQPQDCYDLVVIGAGTAGLVVAAGAAGLDIGLKVALVEKHLMGGDCLNFGCIPSKCLIRSSRIIGEIEKAKKLGIDIGDTRVDFARVMTRMRQIRADISHHDSVQRFQKLGIDVFLGSARFLGQNAVAVAGKTLDYKKAIIATGTRAIHPDIPGLKEVGFYTNETIFSLTELPPRLAIIGGGPIGCELAQAFQRLGTQVILFHNHSHLLNKEDREASAIIEHTFLREGMQLILSCQIERVRKNERGKTIEYTSNGQGATIAVDEILVAAGREPNLSGLNLEAVAVEYDTRRGVKVNDYLQTTNPKIYAAGDICMDWKFTHAADAAARIVIKNTLFSPFGFGRNKLSNLVMPWVTYTDPEIAHLGMDETQAQAQGLATNTIKIPLSIVDRAIADGETAGFLKIIHKQGSDQILGATIVAAHAGEMISQITTAMVAKIGLSKLSTVIHPYPTQAEAIKKAADAYRRTLLTPNSRKFLALLTKLSR, encoded by the coding sequence ATGTTTGAAAATAGCTCTAGGGAAGTTAATGTTCTCCCCATGGACGAACATAATCAAAAATTAATTAATTATGTTCATCCTGCCGATTGGGTCAATCCACAACCCCAAGATTGTTATGATTTAGTCGTCATTGGTGCGGGTACTGCGGGTTTAGTCGTGGCGGCGGGGGCGGCGGGTTTAGATATAGGTTTGAAAGTGGCTTTAGTGGAAAAACACTTAATGGGGGGAGATTGCCTCAATTTCGGTTGTATTCCTTCTAAATGTCTGATTCGTTCCTCTAGAATTATCGGGGAAATTGAGAAAGCCAAAAAATTAGGAATTGATATTGGGGATACTAGGGTAGATTTTGCCAGAGTCATGACCAGAATGCGGCAAATTCGCGCCGATATTAGCCATCATGATTCGGTGCAACGTTTCCAAAAACTAGGTATCGATGTCTTCTTGGGTAGCGCTCGTTTTTTAGGACAAAATGCCGTGGCAGTGGCGGGAAAAACCCTCGATTATAAAAAAGCCATCATTGCCACTGGTACTAGGGCCATTCATCCCGATATCCCCGGACTAAAAGAAGTGGGATTTTATACCAATGAAACAATTTTTTCCCTAACAGAATTACCTCCCCGATTAGCTATTATCGGTGGCGGGCCGATTGGTTGTGAATTAGCCCAAGCTTTTCAACGGTTAGGCACGCAGGTGATTTTATTTCATAATCATTCCCATCTTTTGAATAAAGAAGACCGAGAAGCATCCGCAATTATTGAGCATACTTTCCTGCGGGAAGGAATGCAGTTAATTCTCTCCTGCCAAATTGAACGGGTGAGAAAAAATGAACGGGGTAAAACCATTGAATATACAAGCAACGGTCAAGGAGCAACTATCGCCGTTGACGAGATTTTAGTCGCTGCTGGTCGGGAGCCTAATCTGTCAGGATTAAATTTAGAAGCGGTGGCCGTGGAATACGATACCCGTCGGGGAGTCAAAGTTAATGATTATCTGCAAACTACTAACCCGAAAATTTATGCGGCTGGTGATATCTGTATGGATTGGAAATTTACCCATGCTGCCGATGCAGCCGCCCGTATTGTGATTAAAAATACCCTCTTTTCTCCCTTCGGTTTCGGACGCAATAAGCTCAGTAATTTAGTTATGCCTTGGGTCACTTATACCGACCCAGAAATCGCCCATCTGGGCATGGATGAAACCCAAGCACAAGCCCAGGGATTGGCCACTAATACTATTAAAATTCCTTTGAGTATAGTCGATCGAGCTATCGCTGATGGCGAAACAGCAGGTTTTTTAAAAATTATTCACAAACAAGGTTCCGACCAAATTTTAGGGGCCACTATCGTCGCTGCCCACGCCGGTGAGATGATTTCTCAAATTACCACCGCTATGGTTGCTAAAATCGGACTGAGTAAACTCTCTACTGTTATTCATCCCTATCCCACCCAAGCGGAAGCGATTAAAAAGGCCGCCGATGCCTATCGTCGAACTCTCCTGACTCCTAATAGTCGAAAATTCTTGGCATTGTTGACTAAATTATCCCGTTAA
- a CDS encoding AAA family ATPase, with translation MIVLKGYDILAQVYESVNSEVYRAIRTVDNQPVILKILKQEYPTTQELTHYKQEYKTICGLNFQGAIKAYGLETYRRTPVIILEDFGGISLKKWLEGKKTLALRDFLSLALRIVANLEKIHNAKVIHKDINPANIVLNPETGQIKIIDFGIASVLRRENPGLKNPNVLEGTLAYISPEQTGRMNRSLDYRSDFYSLGVSFYELLTGQLPFRAKDALELVHCHLAKQPLEINSLVREEIPPVVEAIIMKLMAKTPEERYQSAYGIRADLEECLRQLETTGKIEDFVIARQDLANQFQIPQKLYGREAEIATLLTAFQRVATADKNSSHTELMLVTGYSGMGKTTLVKEIYQPITEKRGFFISGKFDQFQRDIPYAAVISALTHLVKQLLGESQPQLELWRQKLLKSLGTNARVIIDVIPQLELIIGPQPEVLQLGAIATQNRFNLVFKNFIRVFSSPEHPLVIFLDDLQWADLASLQLIELIMLDGDMDYLFLIGSYRSNEINSTHPLTATLDKLEQGGIIINQVILRPLGPEQVNQLIADTLNHSPEYVQSLAALVWQKTHGNPFFVNEFLKTIYWENLLFFQLEQETTTKSDNNRGYWQWHLGQIQRIGSTDNLIQFMMGKMQKLPPETQEVLSLAACLGSEFNLNILAVISEKSPPELFPILTYSSEAGLIIPLSELDEQLLIQEYKFAHDRIQQGAYALIEDSQKSLIHLKIGRLLWHHTSVNELSEKIFKIVDHLNLGYQLISEKKERELVANLNLLAAQKAKAANAQTGALKYIKIAQKLLKKASWKNNYQLTLDIYSEATEIAYLSGDFEQMQCWANIVLKQAKTTLDKVKVYEVIIEAYHAQNHELKAVQIGLSVLKSLDFEIPESLQSSAIQEELTKTRQKLAGKNIEDLINLPPINQEEKLAIMKIASAIFSPVFIAAPHLLPILVSKQVNLSIQYGNSYLAAFTYVNYGLILCGLLEDWETGYQFGKLALNIADKFHAKALMPKIIAVFSTTISIWKEPIKNSLSLLKSSYQTGLEMGDLYYGTTCAYLYCFHSAFIGQELTELAREIANYDLAFVKLKQENTRNYLKIYGQTVLNLLGRSENPSRLEGQYYQETVMLPYHLEANDLYGLCALFVNKLYLCYLFGQYEQAIENANQAQKYLGGATATFLIFLHNFYDSLAHLASYNHLDNDQKQQVLERVTNNQKKLREWANQAPPNYLHKFYLVAAEKDRVQQSYLEAIENYDLAIAKAKENEYINEEALANELAAKFYLDWGKVKIAKTYINEAAYLYSLWGATAKVKDIESRYPQLMVNNYASNSLTETTRTTTRKNSVSHAGELLDLATIMKASQAISSEIVLDQLLATLMKILIENAGAQLGYLILESGGQLLIEASGSVQEDRVTVFKSNVIEEHLPVSIINYVARSGQTVLNNDAAHQGNFSNDPYIKTHQTKSLLCSPLLDQGQLRGIVYLENNLTVGAFTQERLEVLQLLSSQAAIAITNAKLYAEIKAKQRQLAQFLEAMPVGVFVLDADSQPYYANQTAQEILGKEIVNITTANQLGETYQLYQAGTERLYPTEYHPIFRALRGEKNTVDDIEIRQGEKIIPLGVYATPVFDEKGKIIYAITAFTDISERKQAEAERIRFTEELAEYSRTLEQKVQERTLELSQTLEILKATQAELLFENELLRSTEESSTFDYQVGGSLPMDAPTYVVRAADRYLYKALKRGDFCYVLNPRQMGKSSLMVRMIDHLQHEGICCAPIDLTRIGSENVTPDQWYKGIAFELGRRFGLLKRVNLKAWWQEREDVSAVQRLGEFIEEVLLLEVGIVEGSPPKPITIFIDEIDSVLGLNFAVNDFFALIRSCYNQRGFNPLYRRLTFAFFGVVTPSDLITDHQITPFNIGHSIQLEGFKEHEAQPLLRGLAEKFSNPQTVLKEVFAWTNGQPFLTQKLCQLIRTATSSIPPNGEALWIEDLVQKKIIDNWEAQDEPEHLRTIRDRLLNSHRSQLLLRLYERILREKEVIAEDSPPEKELLLSGLVIKDKGRLRVHNPIYQAIFHLDWLGCSSNL, from the coding sequence ATGATTGTTCTCAAAGGATACGACATTCTTGCCCAGGTTTACGAAAGCGTTAACTCAGAAGTCTATCGGGCGATTCGCACCGTCGATAATCAACCGGTTATCCTCAAAATCCTCAAGCAAGAATATCCCACCACCCAAGAACTAACCCACTACAAACAGGAGTATAAAACCATCTGCGGCCTGAACTTCCAGGGGGCGATTAAAGCCTATGGTTTAGAAACCTACCGCAGAACTCCCGTGATTATTTTGGAAGATTTCGGGGGTATATCCTTAAAAAAATGGCTAGAGGGCAAAAAAACTCTAGCCTTAAGGGACTTTTTAAGTCTTGCACTCCGAATAGTGGCTAATTTAGAGAAAATTCACAACGCCAAGGTTATTCACAAAGATATTAATCCTGCCAATATAGTTCTTAACCCCGAAACCGGACAGATTAAAATCATCGATTTTGGCATTGCCAGCGTCCTGCGGCGGGAAAATCCGGGGCTAAAAAATCCCAACGTCCTGGAGGGGACTTTAGCCTATATTTCTCCCGAACAAACCGGACGGATGAATCGCAGTCTCGATTACCGCAGCGATTTTTATTCTTTGGGCGTTAGCTTCTACGAACTTCTCACCGGACAATTACCTTTTCGGGCTAAAGATGCGTTGGAATTAGTTCACTGTCATCTGGCTAAACAACCTTTGGAGATTAATAGTCTCGTCAGGGAGGAAATTCCCCCAGTGGTGGAGGCAATCATCATGAAACTGATGGCTAAAACCCCGGAGGAACGATACCAAAGTGCCTACGGTATTCGGGCAGATTTAGAAGAATGTTTAAGACAACTAGAAACAACGGGTAAAATTGAGGATTTTGTCATCGCTAGGCAAGATCTAGCCAATCAGTTCCAAATTCCCCAAAAACTCTACGGCAGGGAGGCAGAAATCGCCACTCTTCTCACTGCTTTTCAACGGGTAGCCACGGCGGATAAAAACTCCTCTCACACCGAACTGATGCTAGTTACGGGTTATTCTGGCATGGGTAAAACCACCCTAGTTAAGGAAATTTATCAGCCAATTACTGAAAAACGCGGCTTTTTTATCTCTGGTAAATTTGACCAGTTTCAGCGCGATATTCCCTATGCTGCCGTGATTAGCGCTTTGACTCATCTCGTCAAGCAACTTTTGGGGGAAAGTCAGCCACAACTGGAACTATGGCGACAAAAACTCCTCAAGTCTTTGGGGACGAATGCACGGGTTATTATTGATGTGATTCCCCAACTAGAATTAATTATCGGTCCGCAACCAGAGGTGTTACAATTAGGAGCGATCGCTACTCAAAATCGCTTTAATTTAGTCTTTAAAAATTTTATTCGGGTCTTTTCTTCCCCGGAACACCCCTTAGTCATCTTTCTCGATGATTTACAATGGGCAGACTTGGCTAGTCTCCAGTTGATAGAATTAATTATGCTCGATGGCGATATGGACTATTTATTTTTAATTGGCTCCTATCGCAGTAATGAAATTAATTCCACCCATCCCCTAACCGCTACTCTCGATAAATTAGAGCAGGGGGGCATAATTATCAATCAAGTTATTTTAAGACCTCTGGGGCCTGAACAGGTCAATCAGTTAATTGCAGACACCTTAAATCATTCACCCGAATATGTGCAATCTTTGGCCGCTTTAGTCTGGCAAAAAACCCACGGTAATCCTTTTTTTGTCAATGAATTTCTCAAAACTATCTACTGGGAAAATTTGCTATTTTTCCAACTGGAGCAGGAAACAACCACTAAAAGCGACAATAATAGGGGCTATTGGCAATGGCATCTCGGTCAAATTCAAAGGATTGGTAGTACCGATAATCTGATTCAATTTATGATGGGTAAAATGCAGAAATTGCCTCCCGAAACCCAAGAAGTCTTAAGTTTAGCCGCTTGTCTTGGCTCAGAATTTAATTTAAATATTCTGGCAGTAATCTCTGAAAAATCACCCCCAGAACTTTTCCCAATTTTAACTTATAGTAGCGAAGCCGGTTTAATTATTCCCCTCTCAGAATTAGATGAACAATTACTAATTCAGGAATATAAATTTGCTCATGACCGCATTCAACAAGGAGCTTACGCTCTCATCGAAGACAGCCAAAAATCTTTAATTCATTTAAAAATTGGTCGCCTACTTTGGCACCATACTTCTGTTAACGAATTATCGGAAAAGATTTTTAAAATAGTCGATCATCTCAATCTTGGTTATCAACTAATTAGCGAGAAAAAAGAACGGGAGTTAGTGGCTAACTTGAATTTACTAGCAGCCCAAAAAGCTAAAGCTGCTAATGCCCAAACTGGAGCCTTAAAATATATTAAAATCGCTCAAAAACTTCTCAAAAAAGCAAGCTGGAAGAATAACTATCAACTGACTTTAGATATTTATTCTGAAGCCACAGAAATCGCCTATTTAAGTGGGGATTTTGAGCAGATGCAGTGCTGGGCTAATATCGTGTTAAAACAGGCAAAAACCACCCTAGATAAAGTAAAAGTTTATGAAGTCATCATCGAAGCCTATCACGCCCAAAATCACGAACTAAAAGCGGTACAAATTGGCTTATCTGTCCTCAAAAGCTTAGATTTCGAGATTCCTGAATCCTTACAATCATCAGCTATCCAGGAAGAACTCACTAAAACTCGACAAAAATTAGCGGGTAAAAATATCGAAGACTTAATTAATTTACCGCCGATAAATCAGGAAGAAAAATTAGCAATAATGAAGATAGCGAGTGCCATATTTTCTCCTGTTTTTATTGCCGCCCCGCATCTCTTACCCATCCTAGTATCAAAACAGGTTAACTTATCAATTCAGTACGGCAATAGTTATCTAGCGGCTTTTACTTATGTTAATTATGGCTTAATTCTTTGTGGTCTTTTGGAAGATTGGGAAACGGGTTATCAATTTGGAAAATTGGCTTTAAACATTGCCGATAAATTTCATGCTAAAGCCCTGATGCCGAAAATAATTGCCGTCTTTTCTACCACTATTAGTATCTGGAAAGAACCGATTAAAAATTCCCTGTCCTTGTTAAAATCTTCCTATCAAACTGGTTTAGAAATGGGGGATCTATACTACGGAACAACCTGCGCCTATCTTTACTGTTTTCATTCCGCCTTTATCGGACAGGAATTAACCGAATTAGCCCGAGAAATAGCTAACTACGATCTGGCTTTTGTTAAGCTCAAACAAGAAAACACCCGCAACTATCTAAAAATCTACGGTCAAACAGTTTTAAATCTGCTGGGGCGCTCGGAAAATCCCAGTCGTTTAGAAGGACAATACTATCAAGAAACTGTTATGTTACCGTACCATCTAGAGGCTAACGATCTCTACGGTCTCTGTGCTTTATTTGTTAATAAATTATACCTTTGTTATCTATTTGGACAGTACGAACAAGCCATTGAAAATGCTAATCAAGCCCAAAAATATCTAGGGGGAGCCACCGCAACTTTCTTGATTTTTCTGCATAATTTCTATGATTCCCTCGCCCATTTAGCTAGTTATAATCATCTGGACAATGACCAAAAACAGCAAGTATTAGAACGGGTGACGAATAATCAGAAAAAGCTACGGGAATGGGCTAATCAAGCACCCCCTAACTATCTCCATAAATTTTATTTAGTGGCAGCGGAAAAGGATCGGGTACAGCAATCCTATCTAGAAGCCATAGAAAACTACGATCTAGCCATCGCTAAAGCCAAGGAAAATGAATACATTAATGAAGAGGCACTGGCTAACGAACTAGCGGCGAAATTCTATCTCGATTGGGGTAAAGTAAAAATTGCCAAAACCTACATCAATGAAGCTGCTTATCTCTATTCTCTTTGGGGAGCAACAGCTAAAGTCAAAGATATAGAAAGCCGCTATCCTCAGTTAATGGTCAATAATTATGCTTCCAATTCCCTGACCGAAACCACGAGAACTACCACCAGAAAAAATTCAGTTAGTCATGCGGGAGAACTGTTAGATTTAGCCACGATTATGAAGGCATCCCAAGCCATTTCTAGCGAGATAGTTTTAGATCAATTGCTCGCCACCCTGATGAAAATTCTCATCGAAAATGCCGGGGCGCAGCTGGGCTATCTTATCCTAGAAAGCGGGGGACAACTATTGATTGAAGCCTCCGGTTCAGTGCAGGAAGATCGGGTGACAGTCTTTAAATCTAATGTCATCGAAGAACATCTTCCCGTCTCAATTATTAACTATGTGGCCCGGAGCGGTCAAACCGTTCTTAATAACGATGCCGCCCATCAGGGCAATTTTAGCAACGATCCCTATATAAAAACCCATCAAACCAAATCGCTGCTCTGTTCGCCCCTCCTCGACCAAGGACAACTGCGGGGAATTGTCTATCTAGAAAATAATCTCACCGTCGGGGCCTTTACCCAAGAAAGATTGGAAGTGCTGCAACTGCTCTCCAGCCAAGCGGCGATCGCAATTACTAACGCCAAACTTTACGCCGAAATCAAAGCTAAACAGAGACAACTAGCGCAATTTTTAGAAGCCATGCCGGTGGGGGTATTTGTCCTCGATGCCGACAGTCAACCCTATTATGCCAATCAAACCGCCCAAGAGATTTTGGGAAAAGAGATAGTTAATATCACCACGGCTAATCAGTTGGGGGAAACCTATCAGTTATATCAAGCTGGAACCGAACGATTGTATCCCACAGAATACCATCCGATTTTTCGAGCTTTAAGGGGGGAAAAAAACACGGTGGATGATATAGAAATTCGCCAAGGAGAGAAGATTATTCCCCTAGGAGTGTATGCCACGCCCGTTTTTGACGAAAAAGGAAAAATTATCTATGCGATCACCGCTTTTACCGATATTAGCGAACGAAAACAGGCGGAAGCGGAACGGATTCGCTTTACCGAAGAATTAGCCGAGTATAGCCGCACCCTAGAACAGAAAGTGCAGGAGCGCACCCTGGAACTCAGCCAAACCCTAGAAATTCTCAAGGCCACCCAAGCAGAATTACTGTTTGAAAATGAACTGCTCAGAAGTACCGAAGAATCTAGCACCTTTGACTACCAAGTGGGGGGCAGTTTACCCATGGATGCCCCCACCTACGTGGTCCGCGCCGCCGACCGTTATCTCTATAAAGCCCTCAAACGCGGCGATTTTTGCTATGTCCTCAATCCCCGTCAAATGGGTAAGTCTAGTTTAATGGTACGCATGATCGATCACCTCCAACACGAGGGCATCTGTTGCGCTCCCATTGATTTAACCCGTATCGGCAGCGAAAATGTCACTCCCGACCAATGGTACAAGGGGATAGCCTTCGAGTTAGGACGACGTTTTGGCCTGCTCAAAAGGGTCAATCTCAAAGCTTGGTGGCAAGAACGGGAAGATGTCTCGGCAGTACAGCGCTTGGGCGAATTTATCGAAGAGGTGTTATTGCTGGAAGTAGGGATAGTAGAAGGTTCTCCCCCGAAACCGATCACGATTTTTATCGATGAAATCGATAGCGTTTTAGGCTTAAATTTCGCGGTTAATGACTTTTTTGCCCTGATTCGTTCCTGCTATAACCAGCGTGGTTTTAACCCGCTCTATCGGCGTTTGACCTTCGCTTTCTTCGGTGTTGTCACCCCCTCCGATTTAATTACCGACCACCAAATCACCCCTTTTAATATCGGTCATTCGATTCAATTGGAGGGTTTTAAGGAACACGAAGCCCAGCCTTTACTGCGCGGATTGGCCGAGAAATTTAGTAACCCGCAAACTGTCTTAAAAGAAGTCTTTGCTTGGACAAACGGTCAACCTTTTCTGACCCAAAAACTCTGTCAGTTAATTCGCACCGCCACCTCGTCGATTCCCCCCAATGGTGAGGCCCTCTGGATTGAGGACTTGGTACAGAAGAAGATCATTGACAATTGGGAGGCTCAGGATGAACCGGAACATCTGCGGACTATTCGCGATCGGCTCCTCAACAGTCATCGCTCCCAGTTGCTCCTGAGACTCTAT